The sequence GTTCTCCAGCTTCAGCGCGTTGAGCTCCATCGACTCCACCAGCCCCTTCGCGTACGAGGTGAGGAACAGGTGGAACACGATGCAGAGCACCGCGATGGAGAGCGCGAAGGCGGTGTTGTTCATCGCCTTGGAGATACCGTCCGACAGGAGGCTCTGCTTCTGCTCCGCCGGCACGTTGCCGAGCGCCTGGAAGGTGCCGATGAGGCCGAAGATGGTGCCGACGAGGCCCACCAGCGTGGCGATGTTCGCGAGGGACCACAGCCACGGAATGCGCTTGGACACGTGCGGGCTGTGCTCGACGATGGCCTCTTCCACCGCCTTGGCCACTTCAATCTCGCCGCGGTTGGCGTTGACGAGGCCCGCGCGGATGACCTTCGCCAGCGGCGAGTTGGGCGCCATGCTGCACACCTTCACCGCGCGGTCCAGGTTGCCGCTGCGCACCAGCTTGGCGATCTGCTCCATGAACGGAGGCGCCGGCAGGTTGTAGCGGAACACCACCGTGACGATGCGCTCCAGCGCGACGGCCAGCGAGCACGCCAGCCAGAACAGGTTCACGAACATGAACGGGCCGCCATCCTTGAAGAACTTGATGACGGAGTCCGTGACGCCCAACTTGCCGCCCTCCGTGGCCGCAAGGGTCACGTCCAGCAGCAGCTCGCTCACCGAGTGAATCATCGCGCCTGATGTCCTTTCGACGCCCGTCCCCCCGGGTGGGCCCGTCCGCTCACGGGCACCGACTGGGACTCTCCCCGAGGAGGGGGCAGCCAGGACTTCTAGGGCGGGCCCGCCGAGTGTGTCAAGCCACGGACGGGACCCAGCCCTTCGGAACTACTAGGCTTTCAAGCAGCCGAGGAGGCTTCCGGTGAACCCGGAACGCCCGCCTGCTCCACGACCTCCCGCCGGTAGTCGCACTCCTTGTTCGGGCAGGAGATGTAGGCACCGTCCCGCTTCGAGAACTTCTGCAGGAGGTACGGCGACGCGCACTGCGGGCATGCCTCCGCCAGGGGCCTGTCCCACGCGGCGAACTTGCAGTCCGGGTACCGGTTGCAGCCGAAGAAGATCTTCCCGCGGCCGCTGCGGCGCTCCGTGAGGTAGCCCTGCTTGCATTCCGGGCACGACACGCCGATGGAGATGGGCTTGGACGTCTTGCACTCCGGATAGCCGGAGCAGGCCATGAAGCGCCCGAAGCGGCCGCGCTTGATGACCATGGGCTTGCCGCACTTCTCGCACTTCTCGTCCGTGGTCTCCTCCTCCACGATGACGATTTTGCCCTCGGCGTCCCGCTTGAAGTCCTTGGTGTTCTTGCAGTCGGGATAGTTCGAGCAGGCGAGGAAGTGCCCCATCTTCCCGAACTTGATGACGAAGGGGTTGCCGCACTTCTCGCAGGCGATGTCGGTCTTGATTTCCTCGCGCTTGACGTCGCGCATCTCCGCCTTCGCCTTCTCGAGCGTCTCCTTGAAGGGCCCGTA comes from Pyxidicoccus parkwaysis and encodes:
- a CDS encoding MotA/TolQ/ExbB proton channel family protein, with the translated sequence MIHSVSELLLDVTLAATEGGKLGVTDSVIKFFKDGGPFMFVNLFWLACSLAVALERIVTVVFRYNLPAPPFMEQIAKLVRSGNLDRAVKVCSMAPNSPLAKVIRAGLVNANRGEIEVAKAVEEAIVEHSPHVSKRIPWLWSLANIATLVGLVGTIFGLIGTFQALGNVPAEQKQSLLSDGISKAMNNTAFALSIAVLCIVFHLFLTSYAKGLVESMELNALKLENLLSRRGTVDPATTELESRAS